A window of the Ipomoea triloba cultivar NCNSP0323 chromosome 14, ASM357664v1 genome harbors these coding sequences:
- the LOC116004928 gene encoding uncharacterized protein LOC116004928: MERHCFRYVVVLFAILISVDNLRHAAGGRELRPSDHGLAYQESSKPAKKQDVLDMLSFFGRTPPPPLELPEGKNVTGAWWSDTVEASPSRDGERKHHLMKEVLLVASLVCGVTGAGLLAAAAFLVASRRRDRRRETSISMSTLAPNVVVHK, from the coding sequence ATGGAGCGTCATTGCTTCCGCTACGTCGTCGTATTATTTGCGATTCTGATCTCCGTTGATAATCTCCGCCACGCAGCCGGCGGCAGAGAGCTCCGGCCGTCGGACCACGGCCTGGCGTACCAGGAGTCCTCGAAGCCGGCCAAAAAGCAGGACGTGTTGGACATGCTCTCGTTCTTCGGGAgaacgccgccgccgccgctggaGCTGCCGGAGGGGAAGAACGTGACGGGCGCGTGGTGGAGCGACACGGTAGAAGCGTCGCCGTCGCGTGACGGTGAGAGGAAGCATCATCTAATGAAGGAGGTGCTGTTGGTGGCCAGCTTGGTGTGCGGCGTCACCGGCGCCGGTTTGCTCGCCGCTGCCGCGTTTCTCGTTGCTTCCCGTCGCCGGGATCGGAGAAGAGAGACGTCGATCTCGATGTCGACGTTAGCACCTAACGTCGTCGTTCACAAATAA
- the LOC116003905 gene encoding uncharacterized protein LOC116003905, whose product MPQGFNGSLVSGLIDPATNSWDQAILQDFFLPHDVERILTIPISPNYEDSWYWHGDPRGCYTVKQGYRRICGEFAIDPRAFDKWIPLWKIKSPPKWKAFLWRALTDVLPTTTNIILKRVGVHPSCPMCGLTHENTMHSLVLRDFSKLVWHEATISIPTLGENNFTDWFSNILSMLTAEDLVLAVATLYHIWLAHNSAVWKNCLPLPKSVWRSAYAVAMAWCSIHHDQNQQPTSLSPTVSPPALQPQALSPAAGYRCYFDAGYMEDTRRATIGAVLLSANGDFLAAFNGPLHGCLSPLMAESMACKEVLSWLKNRGFDHVALHTDCASLHRLLTTIHNELFSYVAFSIESSRAIMSSFTNCSISLVPRAANLGAHSLASLAYSQTGFLFWDSIPRDAIAALI is encoded by the coding sequence ATGCCCCAAGGGTTTAATGGCTCCTTGGTTTCTGGTCTTATTGACCCGGCTACTAATTCGTGGGACCAGGCTATATTGCAGGATTTCTTTCTACCACATGATGTGGAACGCATTTTGACAATCCCCATTAGCCCTAACTATGAAGACTCTTGGTATTGGCATGGAGACCCACGAGGGTGTTATACTGTTAAGCAGGGTTATAGGCGCATTTGTGGCGAGTTTGCTATTGACCCCAGAGCTTTTGATAAATGGATACCTCTTTGGAAGATTAAATCACCTCCCAAATGGAAGGCTTTTCTTTGGAGAGCTCTTACTGATGTCCTTCCCACCACTACTAATATCATTTTAAAGAGGGTAGGTGTTCACCCATCATGCCCAATGTGTGGTCTAACTCATGAAAACACAATGCACTCCCTTGTCTTGCGTGATTTTTCAAAGTTAGTTTGGCATGAGGCTACTATTTCCATACCAACCTTGGGGGAGAATAATTTTACAGATTGGTTCTCTAATATTTTGTCTATGCTCACGGCTGAGGATCTTGTTCTTGCAGTAGCCACTCTTTACCACATCTGGTTGGCTCACAACTCGGCTGTCTGGAAGAATTGCCTGCCCTTACCGAAGTCAGTATGGCGTTCGGCGTATGCTGTAGCGATGGCGTGGTGCTCTATCCATCACGATCAGAACCAACAGCCAACTTCCTTGTCGCCGACCGTCAGCCCGCCAGCACTGCAACCTCAAGCTCTGAGTCCAGCAGCAGGTTATAGATGCTACTTCGACGCAGGGTACATGGAGGATACGAGGAGGGCGACTATTGGAGCGGTTCTTCTTTCGGCCAATGGCGATTTTCTTGCAGCATTCAATGGCCCGTTACATGGCTGTCTATCACCTCTCATGGCGGAATCAATGGCATGCAAAGAAGTCCTCTCTTGGCTTAAGAACCGTGGCTTTGACCATGTTGCACTCCACACCGATTGTGCAAGTCTTCACCGTTTGCTTACAACGATTCACAACGAGCTGTTTTCTTATGTTGCTTTTTCTATTGAATCCTCAAGGGCTATCATGTCGTCTTTTACTAATTGTTCTATTAGTTTGGTCCCTAGAGCTGCTAATCTAGGGGCTCATTCCCTTGCCTCTTTGGCCTACTCTCAGACTGGTTTTTTGTTTTGGGATTCTATCCCTCGTGACGCTATTGCAGCTTTGATTTAA
- the LOC116003906 gene encoding uncharacterized protein LOC116003906 yields MVLEDEDAAFEPVGIDDDTVAVVNGQTWAVVGRFLTTKLVKLEYMRQVRDGALPASVALDSLDMWVQLHDLPMGYTTGMVLEQIGNHIGTFVKLDDRYAGAPWKTFYRVRVSLPVDKPIKRRMRLMKRDKSTCWVTFKYERLHNFCFFCGLLGHSHKFCLKAREAAIPVELYPYDATLWAGGSSGPRPVGERWLVPAKGPNPLDSMPEVEPVVNHVRAQQAEPAVVEVSKRRREGSNGSSRRSGGAGGDVTMIDVPKNLQ; encoded by the exons ATGGTCCTCGAGGACGAGGACGCTGCTTTCGAACCTGTTGGTATTGACGATGATACTGTCGCAGTGGTGAACGGGCAGACTTGGGCGGTGGTCGGCCGGTTCTTAACGACTAAACTTGTCAAGCTTGAGTACATGCGCCAG GTACGTGATGGTGCGTTGCCGGCATCCGTCGCGTTGGACTCCTTGGACATGTGGGTTCAATTGCACGACTTGCCCATGGGTTACACGACGGGGATGGTGCTTGAGCAGATTGGTAACCATATCGGTACTTTTGTTAAGCTCGACGATCGGTATGCAGGGGCTCCTTGGAAAACTTTTTACCGTGTTCGGGTCTCCCTCCCGGTGGACAAGCCGATCAAGCGGCGAATGAGGTTAATGAAACGGGACAAGTCGACCTGTTGGGTTACATTTAAATACGAGAGGCTGCATAACTTCTGCTTCTTTTGTGGTCTTTTAGGGCATTCGCATAAATTTTGTCTCAAGGCTAGGGAAGCAGCGATTCCGGTCGAGCTCTATCCGTATGATGCTACGCTATGGGCGGGAGGCAGCAGTGGGCCGCGTCCAGTCGGTGAGCGTTGGCTGGTGCCGGCGAAGGGTCCGAATCCTTTGGACAGTATGCCGGAGGTAGAACCGGTTGTGAATCATGTTCGTGCGCAACAGGCGGAACCGGCTGTGGTTGAGGTCTCGAAGCGGCGACGTGAGGGCTCTAATGGCAGCAGTAGGAGAAGTGGTGGTGCGGGTGGTGATGTGACCATGATCGATGTCCCAAAAAACTTGCAGTAG
- the LOC116004200 gene encoding subtilisin-like protease SBT5.3: MAFCIGNMMEAKHFLFFLLTTFSLATATTNSKHYIVYMGHHSHHSSESAITANHEILASVKGSYEEAKDAVRHHYTKSFRGFSAMLTPHQARKLAERDSVVSVFESRTRRSHTTRSWRFLGVGYGEEHNRVQMNISTDIIVGIIDSGIWPDSKSFNDYGLGPVPKRFTGECITGQNFTSSNCNRKIVGARFYSAGYEAENGPLESFNLTFFRSARDNDGHGTHIASTIAGAMVSNASFFGMGEGTARGGAPGARLAIYKACWFDLCSDADILAAMDDAIHDGVDIFSLSFGADPPQPIYFEDVVSIGTFHAFQKGVFISASAGNSFLPSTAANVAPWILTVAASTIDRDLHTYLQLGNSIVIKGISANPSTLERYYSLIAGSAAAAPGISPENASFCKPSTLDPKLITGKVVVCKLEVVSDSRRAKGAIVKQGGGVGLILIDPFANDVAFEFEIPGVVISQEAKELQSYMTKEKNPVAKIFRTTTVLFTKPAPKIASFSSMGPNSITPDIIKPDIAAPGVNILAAWSPVATDISAGKSVDYNIISGTSMACPHASAIAAIIKSHHPSWSPAAIKSAIMTTATSLDNTQSQIIRNPKGTLASPFDYGSGQINPVAAIDPGLVYDFDQNDIIAFLCSIGGSPAQLKNVTGEVVHCNSTLAAPYDLNYPSIGVSKMNGAISVQRRVTYYGNGPTVYNAEVNYPDGVNVSVTPKMLSFARTGEIKAFTVTFTPYRTSNGNFVFGALVWSNGIHKVKSPIGLNVLSL, encoded by the exons ATGGCTTTCTGCATTGGCAACATGATGGAGGCTAAACActttctcttcttcttgttAACAACATTTTCACTGGCCACAGCGACCACCAACTCAAAG CATTACATTGTTTACATGGGGCATCACTCACACCACAGCTCAGAGTCTGCAATCACAGCTAACCATGAAATTCTTGCTTCAGTTAAAGGAAG CTATGAAGAGGCAAAAGACGCGGTGCGCCACCATTATACTAAAAGCTTTAGAGGTTTTTCTGCTATGCTAACACCACACCAGGCTCGAAAGCTTGCAG AAAGGGATTCGGTTGTGTCTGTGTTTGAAAGCAGAACTAGAAGGAGTCACACGACTCGTTCATGGAGATTTCTCGGGGTAGGCTATGGTGAAGAGCACAATCGAGTGCAAATGAATATTTCTACAGACATAATTGTTGGCATCATTGACTCAG GAATTTGGCCTGACTCGAAGAGCTTCAACGATTATGGATTAGGTCCCGTTCCTAAAAGATTCACAGGAGAATGTATAACTGGCCAGAATTTCACATCCTCCAACTGCAATAG AAAAATAGTAGGAGCTAGGTTCTATTCAGCAGGATATGAGGCAGAGAATGGACCTCTGGAATCATTCAACCTTACCTTTTTCCGATCAGCTCGAGATAATGATGGCCATGGAACCCACATCGCATCTACGATTGCTGGAGCCATGGTTTCCAACGCCAGCTTCTTCGGGATGGGAGAAGGCACTGCAAGAGGAGGAGCACCGGGGGCGAGACTGGCAATATACAAGGCGTGCTGGTTCGACCTGTGCAGCGATGCAGATATTCTTGCTGCCATGGACGACGCAATTCATGATGGCGTAGATATCTTCTCGCTTTCCTTTGGAGCTGATCCACCCCAGCCCATCTACTTCGAAGACGTAGTGTCTATTGGAACTTTCCACGCATTCCAGAAAGGCGTTTTCATTTCTGCATCAGCTGGGAACTCCTTCCTACCAAGTACTGCAGCAAATGTTGCCCCGTGGATACTGACTGTCGCTGCAAGCACAATAGACCGCGATTTACATACCTACCTCCAGCTCGGGAATTCAATAGTAATCAAG GGTATCAGCGCAAATCCTTCAACCTTGGAGAGGTATTACAGTTTAATAGCCGGGAGTGCAGCTGCAGCCCCTGGAATCTCACCTGAAAATGCAAG ctTTTGCAAGCCGAGTACCCTTGACCCTAAGCTAATAACAGGAAAGGTTGTAGTCTGCAAACTTGAAGTGGTTTCTGATAGCCGAAGAGCAAAAGGTGCAATCGTAAAACAAGGAGGTGGTGTAGGATTGATACTAATCGATCCATTTGCCAATGATGTTGCTTTTGAGTTCGAAATTCCAGGCGTTGTGATCAGCCAAGAAGCAAAAGAGCTTCAATCATACATGACAAAAGAAAA GAATCCAGTGGCTAAAATATTCAGAACAACGACAGTTCTTTTTACTAAGCCAGCACCAAAAATAGCGTCGTTCTCATCAATGGGGCCAAATTCCATCACACCAGATATAATTAAA ccCGACATAGCGGCACCTGGAGTGAACATCTTGGCTGCATGGTCTCCGGTGGCTACAGATATCTCAGCCGGGAAATCAGTAGATTATAACATAATCTCTGGGACTTCCATGGCCTGTCCACATGCTTCAGCAATCGCAGCTATCATAAAGTCGCATCATCCCTCGTGGAGCCCAGCAGCAATAAAGTCTGCAATCATGACAACag CTACAAGTCTAGATAACACACAATCCCAGATCATCAGAAACCCAAAGGGCACTCTAGCCTCACCTTTCGACTATGGATCGGGGCAAATAAACCCAGTTGCGGCTATTGACCCAGGGTTAGTTTATGATTTCGATCAAAACGACATTATTGCATTCCTCTGCAGCATTGGTGGAAGCCCTGCTCAACTTAAAAATGTCACCGGAGAAGTAGTTCATTGCAACAGCACTCTGGCAGCACCCTATGATTTGAACTACCCATCCATTGGAGTCTCCAAGATGAATGGAGCAATATCGGTGCAAAGAAGAGTAACTTACTATGGTAATGGCCCAACTGTCTATAACGCAGAAGTAAACTACCCAGATGGTGTAAACGTTTCAGTAACTCCTAAGATGCTCAGTTTTGCGAGAACTGGTGAGATAAAAGCATTCACGGTAACTTTCACACCATACAGAACTAGCAACGGGAACTTTGTGTTTGGGGCTTTGGTATGGAGTAATGGAATCCACAAGGTAAAAAGTCCCATTGGCCTCAATGTACTTTCTCTGTAA